One segment of Thamnophis elegans isolate rThaEle1 chromosome 16, rThaEle1.pri, whole genome shotgun sequence DNA contains the following:
- the GABPB1 gene encoding GA-binding protein subunit beta-1 isoform X4, whose amino-acid sequence MSLVDLGKKLLEAARAGQDDEVRVLMANGAPFTTDWLGTSPLHLAAQYGHYSTTEVLLRAGVSRDARTKVDRTPLHMAASEGHASIVEVLLKHGADVNAKDMLKMTALHWATEHNHQEVVELLIKYGADVHTQSKFCKTALDIAIDNGFEDLAEILQIAMQNQINTNPESPDTVTIHAATPQFIIGPGGVVNLTDESGMSAVQFGNSSTSVLATLAALAEASAPLSNSSETPVVATEEVVTAESVDGAIQQVVSSGGQQVITIVTDGIQLGNLHSIPTSGMGQPIIVTMPDGQQVLTVPATDIAEETVISEEPPMKRPCIEIIENRVESAEIEERETLQKQLDEANREAQKYRQQLLKKEQEAEACRQKLEAMSRLQTSKEAV is encoded by the exons CTGGGAACATCTCCACTTCATCTAGCAGCACAGTATGGCCACTATTCAACTACAGAAGTGTTACTACGAGCAGGAGTAAGTCGAGATGCAAGGACCAAAGTGGATCGGACACCACTTCACATGGCAGCTTCAGAAGGCCATGCAAGCATTGTAGAAGTTTTGCttaag CATGGTGCAGATGTAAATGCAAAGGACATGCTGAAAATGACTGCTTTGCATTGGGCCACGGAGCACAATCATCAGGAAGTAGTGGAACTCTTAATAAAGTACGGAGCAGATGTCCATACCCAAAGTAAATTTTGCAAGACTGCGCTAGACATTGCCATAGACAATGGATTTGAAGACTTGGCAGAAATTCTACAG ATCGCAATGCAGAACCAAATCAACACGAATCCTGAAAGCCCCGATACAGTGACGATTCATGCAGCAACGCCACAGTTCATCATTGGGCCTGGCGGAGTTGTGAATCTAACAG ATGAGAGTGGAATGTCTGCTGTCCAGTTTGGCAATTCCTCAACTTCAGTTCTGGCAACTCTGGCTGCCTTAGCAGAAGCCTCAGCTCCACTGTCCAACTCATCAGAAACGCCAG TTGTGGCTACAGAAGAAGTGGTGACCGCCGAATCTGTGGATGGTGCAATTCAACAAGTAGTTAGTTCTGGAGGTCAGCAGGTTATCACCATAGTAACAGACGGGATACAGCTGGGAAATCTTCATTCCATTCCCACCAGCGGAATGGGTCAACCCATTATAGTGACCATGCCAGATGGGCAACAAG TACTTACAGTACCAGCCACAGACATTGCAGAGGAAACAGTAATCAGCGAAGAGCCCCCAATGAAAAGACCATGTATTGAGATAATTGAAAATCGGGTGGAGTCAGCAGAAATCGAA GAAAGAGAAACGTTACAAAAACAGCTGGACGAGGCTAACCGGGAAGCTCAGAAGTATCGCCAGCAACTTTTGAAGAAAGAGCAAGAAGCAGAAGCTTGCAGGCAGAAGTTGGAGGCCATGTCCCGCCTCCAGACTAGCAAAGAAGCTGTTTGA